In Nilaparvata lugens isolate BPH chromosome 5, ASM1435652v1, whole genome shotgun sequence, the following proteins share a genomic window:
- the LOC111043350 gene encoding histone H2A: MSGRGKGGKVKGKAKSRSSHARLQFPVGRIHRLLCKGNYAERVGAGAPVYLAAVMEYLAAEVLELAGNAARDNKKTRIIPRHLPLAIRNNEELNKLLSGITIAQGGVLPNIQAVLLPKKTEKKA; this comes from the coding sequence ATGTCAGGCAGAGGCAAAGGCGGAAAAGTGAAGGGAAAGGCAAAGTCTCGCTCATCCCATGCCAGACTCCAGTTCCCAGTCGGTCGTATCCATCGTCTGCTTTGCAAAGGCAACTATGCCGAGCGTGTTGGTGCTGGTGCTCCCGTCTATCTGGCCGCTGTCATGGAGTACCTGGCCGCTGAAGTGTTGGAGTTGGCTGGCAACGCCGCCCGTGACAACAAGAAGACTCGCATCATTCCGCGTCACTTGCCACTGGCCATCAGGAACAACGAGGAGCTGAACAAGCTGTTGTCCGGCATAACAATTGCACAGGGTGGTGTCCTGCCCAACATCCAGGCTGTCCTCTTGCCGAAAAAGACCGAGAAGAAGGCTTAA
- the LOC120351572 gene encoding histone H1B-like, whose translation MSAETATSPAATVPAASTPVKAKKAAASKAAASSKKPRANPAHPPTGEMVNAAIAGFKEHGGSSLQAIKKYIAANYKADAEKLAPFIKKYLKTAVASGALTQPKGKGAAGSFKISVKEAAKGAAPKPASAKPKSAQPKKKKPTAAGAKPKKAVASATKRKATSAAAGEKKKAAASKPAAAKKSSAALGDRQ comes from the coding sequence ATGTCAGCCGAGACAGCAACCAGTCCAGCGGCAACGGTCCCAGCCGCGTCCACACCGGTCAAGGCGAAGAAGGCGGCCGCATCAAAAGCAGCAGCCAGCTCCAAGAAGCCGCGTGCCAACCCAGCACACCCGCCAACCGGCGAAATGGTGAACGCTGCTATTGCCGGATTCAAGGAGCATGGTGGCTCGTCACTGCAGGCGATCAAGAAGTACATTGCTGCCAACTACAAGGCCGATGCAGAGAAGCTGGCGCCGTTCATCAAGAAGTACCTGAAGACAGCCGTCGCATCGGGAGCTCTCACCCAGCCGAAAGGCAAGGGTGCCGCCGGCTCGTTCAAGATCTCAGTGAAGGAAGCAGCCAAGGGTGCTGCCCCGAAGCCGGCTAGTGCCAAACCGAAGTCAGctcagccaaagaagaagaagcccaCTGCTGCCGGAGCAAAGCCCAAGAAGGCCGTTGCCTCAGCTACAAAGAGAAAGGCAACGTCTGCTGCCGCCGGTGAGAAGAAGAAGGCCGCAGCTAGCAAGCCAGCCGCCGCGAAGAAGAGCAGTGCTGCTCTAGGAGACAGACAGTAA
- the LOC120351257 gene encoding histone H2B-like yields MPPKTSGKVAKKAGKAQKNIAKGDKKKKRKRKESYTVYIYKVLKQVYPDTGISSKAMSIMNSFVNDIFERIAAEASRLAHYNKRSTITSREIQTAVRLLLPGELTKHAVSEGTKAVTKYTSSK; encoded by the coding sequence atgCCACCCAAGACAAGCGGTAAAGTAGCCAAGAAGGCCGGCAAGGCGCAGAAGAACATTGCCAAGggagacaagaagaagaaacgcAAGAGGAAGGAGAGCTATACCGTGTACATCTACAAGGTGCTGAAGCAAGTTTACCCAGACACCGGTATCTCGTCCAAGGCGATGTCGATCATGAACAGCTTTGTCAACGACATTTTCGAGCGCATCGCGGCCGAGGCAAGCCGACTGGCTCACTACAACAAACGTTCAACCATCACCAGCCGGGAGATACAGACCGCTGTGCGTCTTCTGCTGCCCGGTGAACTGACCAAGCACGCAGTCAGTGAAGGAACCAAGGCTGTCACCAAGTACACCAGCTCCAAGTAG